Proteins encoded by one window of Musa acuminata AAA Group cultivar baxijiao chromosome BXJ2-9, Cavendish_Baxijiao_AAA, whole genome shotgun sequence:
- the LOC135623011 gene encoding protein transport protein Sec61 subunit gamma-like — translation MYSSNFACRVLDLDLDLELRVLLSAIDMDALDSAVDPLREFAKDSVRLVKRCHKPDRKEFSKVAVRTAIGFVVMGFVGFFVKLIFIPINNIIVGSG, via the exons ATGTATTCTTCCAACTTTGCTTGCCGAGTgctcgatctcgatctcgatctcgagCTTAGGGTTTTGCTATCTGCGATCGACATGGATGCCTTGGACTCCGCGGTCGATCCCTTGAGGGAGTTCGCCAAGGACAGCGTCCGCCTCGTCAAGCGCTGCCACAAGCCCGATCGCAAGG AGTTCTCGAAGGTGGCGGTCCGCACGGCGATCGGGTTCGTGGTGATGGGATTCGTCGGGTTCTTCGTCAAGCTGATCTTTATCCCGATCAACAACATCATTGTCGGCTCCGGTTAG